One genomic segment of candidate division KSB1 bacterium includes these proteins:
- a CDS encoding DUF4332 domain-containing protein yields the protein MKSAGETANEWAERFAARPEFEGDPETLRRGMAAAGTPRSGITANAAAIASDPMLHVAFQPTDREQFEQACRNLLPAVPIQTERAGIVSREAVPEIRISLFLHLPGGVAHLPASLFMKLLDAGLIRSFSWEPPVRLTSAAESPATPLSAVGDAVLEERLRSAGIASALDLVSKASDPLQRTRLAAAVGVDETELKRILAKVKGQLSESERKLIASPPPFPFIPGIPLTEK from the coding sequence ATGAAATCTGCGGGCGAAACGGCTAACGAATGGGCGGAGCGGTTTGCGGCGCGTCCCGAGTTCGAAGGTGATCCCGAGACCCTGCGCCGCGGCATGGCCGCCGCCGGGACGCCGCGTTCCGGTATAACGGCGAACGCGGCAGCGATCGCATCGGATCCAATGCTCCACGTCGCGTTTCAACCGACAGACCGAGAACAGTTCGAGCAGGCTTGTCGCAACCTCCTGCCCGCGGTACCAATTCAAACAGAACGCGCAGGGATTGTATCGCGAGAGGCGGTCCCGGAGATACGTATAAGCCTATTTCTGCATTTGCCTGGCGGCGTGGCGCACCTGCCGGCGTCGCTTTTCATGAAATTGCTCGATGCGGGGTTGATCCGCAGTTTTTCATGGGAACCCCCCGTGAGACTCACCTCTGCGGCGGAATCTCCGGCGACGCCACTTTCCGCCGTCGGGGATGCCGTTCTCGAAGAGCGGCTTCGCTCGGCAGGGATCGCCTCGGCTCTTGACTTGGTCTCGAAGGCATCTGACCCCTTGCAGCGAACGCGACTGGCTGCCGCCGTTGGGGTGGACGAGACGGAATTGAAACGAATATTGGCGAAAGTTAAAGGCCAACTGAGTGAATCAGAGCGAAAACTGATTGCGTCTCCACCCCCATTCCCATTCATTCCTGGCATACCTCTCACGGAGAAATGA